The sequence CGGCCAGGCATATCCCATCCTGGATCCGTACATGGGGGTTCTGATTGGCTGGAAAGCCTTTGTTGCAGCAATTCTTGGTGGCCGCGGCTCTATTAAGGGTGCGGCCTTGGCCGGTTACCTTTTAGGGTTTATTGAAATATTTGTCGCCACCATATTTCCGTCCACCCTGAGGGATCTTATTGCCTATTCCATTATTCTTTTGATACTGACCTTCAGACCAAGGGGATTTTTCGGCATGGAGCACAGTACCAAACTAAGGCTGTAATTTTTACTCGATGATCAAGTTTTTGTTAATTTGTCCAACTTCTTCGTTGGAAACAATTTTTAATCCTCAAAATATGCCGTATATTCCTCCGGTTAAAAATTGTTTCCGCCTTGAATTTGAACAAATTCCCTAAAAACTTGATGATCGAGTTTTACCTCTTTACCCGTTTTCAGAAAGAAACGTTGCCATGAAGATTGTAAAATCAATAAAAAATTTCCTTCGGAACATACCCATGGCAGGCTGGCTCTTAGGACTGCTGGCTGCTGTGTTGATCGAGTATTTCTGGGGATACGACTATATTTCCTACTACCTGGGTCTGCCCAAAATCCCGGTGCTGTTTGGTGCCATCTTAATGCTCAAAGATCCGGTCATGATTCCCGGGGTTCTGGCCTATGACCTGGTTGTCTATGTTCTGCCGATCTGCATTGTGGGAAAGGCCACTGCTTTTTTTACCAACCCGCTGGCAGGTGCCATGGAAAAGCTGCCTTTATGGATCTCCGTGCTGATTCATTTGTGTTGTTTTTACGGCATCTTGTCCCTTTGGGCAGGGATCAATGATTATCGTGTGCTTGTGGTGAAATTGACGCTGATATCCATTATTTTGACTATCAGCATTAACGTCATCAACGGCTATCAGGGTGAGTTCTCCTGTTCCCATCCGGGATTCATGGCGGTGGGAGCCTATGTTTCGTCCGTGATTACCCTGTTTTTGTTTGCCAATGACAAGATTTTCGGGGCTGCCGTACTGCCGCCTTCCCTGGGGCCGTGGCTTTTCCCTTTTGCTTTGGTCATGGGGGGCGCCGCCGCTGCCATTACATCTCTTTTAGTGGCCATACCCTCATTCAGGACCCGGGGGGATTACCTGGCCATTATCTCACTGGCCTTTATGTTCATTGTCAAAAGCGCGGTGGAAAATCTCAATGTCATCGGCGGTGCCCGGGGCATGGGCGGGCAGCCTGATCTAGCCCCGCTTCATGTTA comes from uncultured Desulfobacter sp. and encodes:
- a CDS encoding branched-chain amino acid ABC transporter permease, translated to MKIVKSIKNFLRNIPMAGWLLGLLAAVLIEYFWGYDYISYYLGLPKIPVLFGAILMLKDPVMIPGVLAYDLVVYVLPICIVGKATAFFTNPLAGAMEKLPLWISVLIHLCCFYGILSLWAGINDYRVLVVKLTLISIILTISINVINGYQGEFSCSHPGFMAVGAYVSSVITLFLFANDKIFGAAVLPPSLGPWLFPFALVMGGAAAAITSLLVAIPSFRTRGDYLAIISLAFMFIVKSAVENLNVIGGARGMGGQPDLAPLHVIFIWTMLCIWVIHNFVTSIMGKALNAVRDDEAASESMTVKTRKTKMTAFMFGAFWAGVAGGLFAHVLTYINPGMFSINRLAEILAMVYFGGLNSIVGSIVGAVSINILGEALRPLELFKWIIIPLILIFVMIFRPYGLISFREINAGKLLAARKKG